Below is a genomic region from Kribbella qitaiheensis.
CGGCTCGGTGCGGCGTTCGGACTGGGAGATGTCGACGCGATCATGGCCGAAATGACCTCGGACTGCGTCTTCGAGTCGACCTCACCCGCACCGGACGGGACCCTTGTGGTCGGGGCCGAGGCCGTCCGCGAGCAGTGGCAGCAGCTGTTCGGCCAGACGGACGGCGCCCTCTTCGAGACCGAGGAGTCGGTCGTCCTGGGCGACCGCGCGATCGTCCGCTGGCGGTTCTCCTGGAACGAAGCCGACGGACAGCGCGGTCACGTTCGCGGAGTCGACGTACTGCGCCTGCGCGACGGCAAAGTCGCGGAGAAGCTCTCCTACGTGAAGGGCTAGTTGTCCTGCAGGTCGAGGTTGAGGGCGCCGACGAAGAGGCCGGCCTCGGCTTCGGTCATGCCCGTTTCGCTGACCACCATGGCGGTTGCCTGGTGCAGTTCACCGGCTGCCTTCAGGGCCCGGGTCCGCTCGGCGAGGTTGGCGCCGGGCATCCGTAGTACGGGGGTGTCGCTGATCGGCGGCACATAGCGGCCGAGGCGGATCTCCTCGACCAGGTCGCGCGCCTGGTGGAGGTCGATCTCGGTGCGTTCCTTCACGTACTTCACCGCGAAGAGAGTCTTCTTGGTGGTGAGCAGGAAGCGGATCTGATCCACGTCCTCGGCGGAGAGCTGCGCCCGCGCGGCGGAGAGGGCAACGTTATCGGCGTCCTTGCTGCGGCGGCTGAACAGTCCCATGGCTCAATCCTTCCAGAACCACCCAACCGACACCGCCGCCACGCAAAGTGCCCCACCTCACAATCACCCTGCGGTTGGCAGGACGGCGGGTTTGTCAGCCGGCCAGGACCTCGAGGAGAACCGGCCACGCCCGGGCACCGAAGGCGCGGTCGGCCTGGTCCGATCCACCGCGCGCCATCGCCTGCCCACCGGTCTTCGGCTCCTCCCCCGGAAACACGAACCGGTGCCCGGCCTGGGCACCTATCATCGCCCGGGTCTCCAGACTGCCGCGCCGCAAGGCGATCTGCTCGGCGAACTCCACCGACGGCCACACCTTGTCGTCGCCGCCGGCCATCAGCAGCAGGTCTCCCTTGAACCGCTCGGCCGGGATCCGGGCCGCCGCGGCCTCGGCGGGGAACATCTTCAGGTGGTGCCGGTAACCGTCGACATAGCTCGGCGGATCGTCGGTCGGCCGCCACCCGGTGTCGAACGGAACGAACGGCAACGGCTCGCCCTGCCAGCTCCAATGTGAGGTCTGCACGCCGTTCTCGCTCCAGGCCCAGACGTGGGCGGCCGGCGCGAACCCGACCACCACCTCGATCCGGTCGTCCACCGTGCCGAGCAGCAGGGCTGCCTCGGCACCGAAGGAGCTGCCCATCACGACCAGCCGGTCGTTGCGGGCCGCGAGCTCGTCGAGCGGGAAGGACTCCAGCGGGATCTCGCTGACCCGCTCGTCGAACCACTTCGGCGCGAGGACGTCGTACCCCTCGGCCTGCAGGATCCTGGCGCGATCCAGATCCGGGATGCCGCTCGAACCGTGCAGCAGCAGGATCCCGGTGCTCACCCGACGACGACCTCGACCCGCTGGAACTCCTTGAGCTCCGTGTAGCCGGTGGTCGCCATCGCCCGCTTCAGCGCGCCGACCAGGTTCATCGTGCCGTCCGGGACCCAGGACGGGCCGAACAGGATCTCCTCCATCGTGCCGGTGACGCCGACCTCGACCCGCTCACCACGGGGCAGGTCCGCGTGCCAGGCCTCGGCGCCCCAGTGGAAGCCACCGCCCGGGGCATCGCTCGCCCGGGCCAGCGGGGAGCCGACCATCACGGCGTCCGCGCCACAGGCGATCGCCTTGGCCACGTCGCCCGACCGGCCGACCGAGCCGTCGGCGATGACGTGCACGTATCGCCCGCCGGACTCGTCCATGTAGTCCCTGCGGGCCGCCGCGACATCCGCAACCGCCGACGCCATCGGCACCGCGACACCGAGCACCTTGCGAGTCGTGTGCGCCGCGCCACCGCCGAAGCCGACCAGTACGCCGGCGGCGCCCGTCCGCATCAGGTGCAGTGCGGCCTGGTGGGTCGCGCAGCCGCCGACGATGACGGGGACGTCGAGGTCGTAGATGAACTGCTTGAGGTTGAGCGGCTCCGCCTGGCCCGAGACGTGCTCGGCCGAGACCGTCGTACCGCGGATGACGAACAGGTCGACGCCCGCGTCCACGACGTGCTTGGCGAACTGCTTGGTCCGCTGCGGCGACAACGCGCCGGCCACGGTCACCCCGGAATCGCGGATCTCCTGCACCCGCTGGGAGATCAGCTCGGGCTTGATCGGCGCCGAGTAGATCTCCTGCAGCCGGTGCACGGCCTGCTCCCGGCTGAGGCTGGTGATCTCCGCCAGCAGCGAGGTCGGGTCGTCGAAGCGGGTCCAGAGACCTTCGAGGTTCAGCACGCCGAGGCCGCCGGCCTTGCCGATCGCGATCGCGGTGGCCGGTGACATCACCGAGTCCATCGGCGCGGCCAGGATCGGCAGCTCGAACCGGTACGCGTCGATCTGCCAGGCGACCGAGACCTCCTCGGGGTCCCTGGTCCGCCGTGACGGCACGATCGCGATGTCGTCGAACGCGTAAGCCTGCCGACCCCGCTTGGCGCGGCCGATCTCGATCTCGGTCATAAGGTCAGCCTACCGATCGGAACATCCGCCGACGGTCAGTGGGCCTGCAGCTGATCGATCCAGGATTTCAAACCCGGGCACCGCTCGATCACGGCTTCAAGTCCCGCCTCCCGGATCACCTCGATACCGTCAGTGACCTTGTCATAGTCAGGCCAGCAGCGCAGTACCCGTTTCGAGGGCGCGGTCAGTGGCGAGTCGTTCAGCAACTCGACATCCCCGCCAACGATATCGACTTCAGCGTTGAGCTTCGTAGCGACTGCCCGCTCGCCCAGGACAGCAGTTGATCCCATCGCCGCGGCGATGACCCAAGTCTCGAACTCATGCAGTACTACGTTCGGAACGAAGCGTCGATGATCGATTGTCGCGGCCATAGCCTGAACGCGTTGCTCGGCACAGCCGCGCGGCTGATGCGGGCGTGCACAACAGTCGGCCCCTGGCGCGTCCCAGGGGTAGGCGTAGAAGTCGACCAGGATCGATACCCAACTGAACTGCTTCGCCCCGAGCAACTTTCTGAGGTCGCTCTCGTAGTGCCGCCAGCTACCGCCACCACGGAACGCCGTACCGTCAGCCAGCCGGGACGTCTTGACGATGACCGGCTTGACGTAGATATCGAATTGCTGCAGATACCTTGACGTAGATATCGAATTGCTGCAGATACGGAGCCAGGATCTCGCCGACAAAGGCAGATTCAGTCTGCCCCTCGACCACCAGGGGCGATCTGACGCAATCCCATCAGCTCCACGCACGCGGTGAGTCGTCAGGACGCGGTCGACCGCCGAGCAGATTCTTCTCCCAGAGCTCACCCAGGGAGTAGTCGGCCAGCCAATCCTCCAACGCGGCCGGATCCGGGCGCTGGATCTGCGTGCCTGTGCTGGTTCGTTCGACGATCGCGACTTCCTCGACGCCGAACTGCTCCAGCAGTGTCACCGACTGGGTGGCGGCAATCACCCTTCGATCGCTCGCCGCCCGCCGAAGTAGTGCGGCCAACTGGTGGATCGCGAACGGATGCAGACCGAGCTCGGGCTCATCCAGCACGATGGTGCCCGGAGCATGGTCTTGCAAGAGGAGAACAGACAGGCAAACAAATCGGAGGGTGCCGTCGCTGAGGTTGTCGGCGGAGAAGACCGAGTCCAGCCCACGCTCCCGCCAACGGAGCCGGATCGCGTTGCCTCGGGTTCCAGGACGAAGTCGTCGAAGTACGGCGCGACAGTGCGGACGGCCGGGATGACCCGGCGATAGCTCGACGGCTCCTCGGTCCGAAGCCGAAGCAGTACTGCGGCCAGGTTGCGCGCGTCCGGCGCCAGGTTGTCCGCCGGGTCCACCCGACGTTTGACCGGCGCGTCGGCGCTGGTGTCGTCGAAGTGGAAGACCCGGCAACCTGCGACGACACCGAGGACGTACGCCGCCTTGGCCTCATGCTCGGCCTCGAAGCGCAACGTGCTCTCCCGAGTTGCTGCCAACGTGGTCGAGTAGGGCCGCTCGAACCTCGCGCGGTCGTGCAGCAGCATCGTTTCGCGTACCAGGCCGGAGTCGTCGCTCGCAGCCTCGACCCTGACGTTGTAGCCGTTGGAAATGTTCCCTTGCCATTCACCCCAGACCTCGAGCTCGATCGCGTCGGGAGTCAGGCTGGGGTCCGTCGGCCGATGCAGGAGCGCGCCGAAACCGCCACCGGTCAGCAGGCTGTCGTTCAGTTGCTGGTCGATGATGCGGCCGAGCATCTCGAAGGCATTGACCACGTTGCTCTTACCTGCGCCATTCGGACCGACCAACAGAGTGACCGGGCTGGACAGCTCCAGGACGGCATGACTCAGAGAAGTCAGACCACGAACCTCGAGCATTCGCAGCGGCACCTCGGCAGCCATTTCTGCCTCCGTCATCGGTAGGTGTCCAGTCTCCCTAGACACTTCACACCTTGTCACAAGACAAAGCGTGAACCCTGGATCCTTGTCCTATTGCAGGGATCCAGCTCACGGAAGTCAGCGGCCGGAGTAGTTCGGCGCTTCTACCGTCATCTGGATGTCGTGCGGGTGCGACTCCTGCAGGCCGGCCGAGGTGATCCGGACGAACTGGCCCTTCTCCTGGAGCTCGGGGACGGTGCGCGATCCGCAGTACCACATCGACTGGCGGAGGCCGCCGATCAGCTGGTGGGCGACGGCGGCGAGCGGGCCGCGGTACGGCACCTGGCCCTCGACACCCTCGGCGATCAGCTTCTCGTCGCTGCCGACGTCGCTCTGGAAGTAGCGGTCCTTGGAGTACGACTTGCGCAGGCCGCCGGCGGACTGCATCGCGCCGAGCGAACCCATCCCGCGGTAGGCCTTGAACTGCTTGCCGTTGATGAACACCAGGTCGCCCGGCGACTCCTCGCAACCGGCCAGCAGCGAGCCGAGCATCACGGTGTCGGCACCGGCCACCAGGGCCTTGGCGATGTCACCGGAGTACTGCAGACCGCCGTCACCGATCACCGGGATGCCGGCCGGCTTGCAGGCCAGGGAAGCCTCGTAGATCGCGGTGACCTGCGGCACGCCGACGCCGGAGACGACCCGCGTCGTACAGATCGAACCGGGGCCGACCCCGACCTTCACGCCGTCAGCACCCGCGTCGACGAGCGCCTGAGCGCCCGCCCGGGTGCCCACGTTGCCGCCGACGACGTCGACGCCGCGGGTGGCCGGGTCGGCCTTGAGCTTGCGGATGATCTCCAGCTGGGCCTGCGAATGACCGTGCGCGGTGTCCACCACGAGCAGGTCGACGCCGGCCTCGACCAGGGTCATCGCCCGCTTGTAGGCCTCGCCGAAGAAGCCGATCGCGGCACCGACCCGCAGCCGCCCCGCGCCGTCCTTGGTGGACAGCGGGAACTGGTCGCGCTTGACGAAGTCCTTGAGGGTGATCAGGCCGGTCAGCTTGCCGGCCTCGTCGACCAGCGGCAGCTTCTCCACCTTGTGCTTGCTGAGCAGCGCCATCGCGTCGTCCGCGGAGATGCCCTGCTTGCCGAGGATCAGCGGCTGCTTGGTCATCACCTCGTGCACCGGGCGGTCCTGGCTCGTCTCGAACCGCATGTCACGGTTGGTGACGATGCCGACCAGCACGCCTGCGTCGTCCACGACGGGCACACCGGAGATCCGGTACTGCCCGCAGAGCGCGTCGGCCTCGCCGATGGTCGCGTCCGGGCCGATCGTGATCGGCTGCGCGATCATGCCGGACTCGGACCGCTTGACCAGATCGACCTGCTGGGCCTGGTCCTCGATCGACAGGTTGCGGTGCAGCACGCCGAGCCCGCCCTGGCGCGCCATCGCGATCGCCATCCGGGCCTCGGTGACGGTGTCCATCGCGCTGGAAAGCAGCGGGATGTTCACCTCGATGTTGCGGCTGACCCGGGAGCGGGTGACGGCCTCGGACGGAATGACGTCGGACTCGTTGGGCTGCAGCAGCACGTCGTCGAAAGTCAGACCGAGTACTGCGAACTTGTCGGGAACTCCGGAGGGTGTGATGTCCATGAGGAAGGCAGGCACCTTTGCACGGCGAGATCGGAGTCCCATCCTATGCCGGGGGTGCCCCGGAGCCTTAATCGGTCATCCGCAGGCGGCAGGGGACCCCCGGGGCGTCACCGCAAGACCACGCCCGGAGGCGCGGCCTTGCGTCCGCAGTACGGAGGGACTGGCTGTCAGCGTCCGTTCATCGGGACATTGAGGACCGTCAGGATCTGACGGAGCGTCATCCCGGCCATCGAACCGTGCGCCCGGGCGATCGCGGCGTGCCGGCCCTCGACGTACTTACCGTTCGAGTGCTTGCCCACCTGGTACTTGCCCTTGGCGTAGCCGAGCGCCACCTTGCCGCTCGAATGCTTCGCCGAGGTGTCCTGCGAGCCGCCGAAGTACTGCTCGAGCCGGGTCGGCAGCTCGGTCGGCTCACCGGTCGGCGTGGGCAGCAGCTCGCTGAGCGTTGGCCCGACGGACAGATCGCCTGACGGCAGGTCGCTGCCGGCCGGGGTGGTGTCCGTCGCGCCGCCAGGCGTGCTGGTCTGACCGGTGTCGCCGGTCTCGGTCTGGCCGGTCCCGGTCTCGCCGGTCGATTCGCCCGGCACGGTGGTCGGGATCGTCGTCGGTGCGGCGCTCGGCTCGGTGACCGGATCGCCGGTCGTCCCGTTGTCGCCCTCGCCGGCCGGCTGGGTCGGACCGCTGGTCGGCGGGTCGATCGGGCTCGGGGTCGGCGACGTCGTGTCCGTCGGCTCAGTCGGAGGAGGCGTCGGCGTCGTGTCGGTCGGCTCGCCGGTGGGATCGCCGGTCGGCTGCTCGCTCGGATCGGACGGCTGGGTCGGCTCGACCACCGGCGGCTGGACCGGGTCCTTCGTCGTGGTCGGCTTCTCCACCTGCAGCGGGTACGGCCGGTCCAGCGGCGGCGTCGGCAGACCGGTCAGGTCGGACGGGCCTGCGATGAACGGGTTGTCCTTCTGCTCGGCGTCCTTGACGGCCTGCTGCTCTTCCTGCTTCTTCTGGTAGTCCTTCTGGACCCGGACGATCTTCGACTTGTCGAAGATCGTCATTCCGTCGAGCTTCTCCTTCGGGACCGTCGTCTCCGGGCGCAGCCCTTCGACGACCTTCTCGATGACCTTCTCGTACGGCGACAGCGGGTCACCCGTCACCGCCGCGGCCACACCGGACACCGACAGCGCGGCGACCGCGACGACACCGAGCGCCAGGCCACGGGCCGCCATCTTGCGAGCGAACGGGTCGTTCACCGGATGCAGCGCGGCACAGCGCGCCAGGAAGCTCTCCGGGTCGTCGATCGTCTCCACCGGGAGCTCGTCCATCACCTCGACGGCCAGCCTGAGTTCGGCCAGCACCATCAGGGCCGGGTCGTGCTCGGCCGCCGCCCAGGCGGTCTCCCCACCGGCTGCGAGCAGGTCGAGCAGCGCGTCATCGGCTTCGATCGCGTCCAGATCAAATCGGTCACCCATGTCGCTCCTCCCCTGCCCTTCGTTCCACCTTTGCCTCATGCCCCACAAACCCCCTGAGCGTATTCAACGCCCGATGCTGTGCGACCCTCACCGCCCCCGGTGTCATCCCCAGTGCCCGGCCGGTCTCCTCGGCTGACATCCCCGCAACCACCCGGAGTCGCAGGATCTCCCGCAGCTTCTCCGGCAATCTGTCCATCAAGCTCATCACGTGCCTGAGCTCCGCATACCGTACGGCGTGCTCCTCCGGCGTCGGCGACTCGTCCGCGCCGTCCGGAAGATCCGGCGTCGACACGTCCGCCACCGCGAACGCACGCTGGGCATCGGCGACCTTCCTCGCCGCGATGCCGTACACGAACGCCTCGAACGGCCGACCCTCGTCACGGTACCGGCCGAGTGCGCCGAAGACCGCGACACAGACTTCCTGAGCGACGTCATCGACCATGTCGGCGCCGCCCGGATAAGTCCACAGCCTCGATCGCACATACCGATGGGCAACAGCCCGAACCCGGGTCAGCAGATCGTTCAACGCTGTCCGATCGCCACTGCTAGCCAGCGCGGCGAGATCACGCAGATCCACCCGGTCAGGGGTGTGCGGTACTTGGACCTCGGTCACCTCGCCCCCTCGTATCGGACCGGTCAGCCTGCAAGATAGTACGGCCGCCGACCCCGCTTGCATAGTGGCAATCGGTGATGACTGAGCTTCTTTCACTACAACCTGTCACTACCGCCACGTACAGCGAACAGCCCCCACGCAACTCCTGCCTGCCGGCGGCTGGTCGGGGCATCGCGACGTCTCCACTGTCGGGCCTGCGTCCGGCCCGAACGGACTCCAGGCACGGCCACAAGCGCGGCAGGAGTGTGGAGGCGGGGTGCTGCGCGGCCACGCTCTGGGGCGTCTCTGTGCACGGGGGTGAGTGTCCGCCGGGTGAAGGCTGCTCAGCTGGAGCACAAGGGCGCGGTGTGAGGGCCCCGGTCCCCTGCCCCCAGCGCGGGGGTGTACTTCCCGGAGTACAAGAAGAACTGCCCGGCTGGTCCGAGGACCGGCCGGGCAGTTCTGGTGGTGCGGGTGGAGAAGTGAAGAATCAGTGACCGTGGCCGTGACCGTGACCGGCCGCGGCGGGCTCTTCATCTTCGGGCTTGTCGACGATCAGGGTCTCCGTGGTGAGGAGCAGGGCCGCGATCGAGCCGGCGTTGGCCAGCGCGGAACGGGTCACCTTGACCGGGTCCAGGACACCCTGGGCCAGCAGGTCGCCATACTCGCCGGTGGCGGCGTTGAAGCCACTGCCGACCTCGAGCTCCGCGACCTTGGCGGTCACGACGTAGCCCTCGTAGCCACCGTTCTCGGCGATCCAGCGCAGCGGCTCGACGATGGCCTTGCGGACGATCCGGACTCCGGCGAGCTCGTCGCCCTCGAGGCCCAGGCCGCCCTCGAGGACAGCGGCGGCGTGCACGAGGGCGGAACCGCCACCGGCCACGATGCCTTCCTCGATGGCCGCACGGGTCGCGGACACGGCGTCCTCGATCCGGTGCTTCTTCTCCTTCAGCTCGACCTCGGTGGCCGCGCCGACCTTGATCACGCAGACGCCGCCGGCCAGCTTGGCGAGGCGCTCCTGGAGCTTCTCGCGGTCCCAGTCGGAGTCGGTGCGCTCGATCTCGGCCTTGATCTGGTTCACCCGGCCGTCGATGTCGTCGGACTTGCCGGCGCCTTCGACGACGGTGGTGTTGTCCTTGGTGACGACGATCCGGCGAGCGGTGCCGAGCACCTCCAGACCCACCTGGTCGAGCTTGAGGCCGACCTCGGGCGCGATCACCTGGGCGCCGGTCAGCGCGGCCAGGTCCTCGAGCATCGCCTTGCGGCGGTCGCCGAAGCCCGGCGCCTTGACGGCGACGGAGGTGAAGTTGCCGCGGATCTTGTTGACCACCAGGGTCGACAGGGCCTCGCCCTCGACGTCCTCGGCGATGATCAGCAGCGTCTTGCCCGACTGCACGACCTTCTCCAGCAGCGGCAGCAGGTCCGCGACAGCGGAGATCTTGCCCTGGTGGATCAGGATGTACGGGTCGTCCAGCACCGCTTCGCCACCCTCGGCGTCGGTGATGAAGTACGGCGAGATGAAGCCCTTGTCGAACTGCATGCCCTCGGTGAAGTCCAGCTCGGTGCCGAAGGTGTTCGACTCCTCGACGGTGATGACGCCGTCCTTGCCGACCTTGTCGAAGGCTTCCGCGATCAGCTTGCCGATCTCGGCGTCACGCGCGGAGATGGTGGCGACGTGGGCCATGTCGCCCTTGTCGTCGACCGGCCGCGCGGTCTCGATCAGGCGCGCCGACACGGCCTCGACGGCCGCCTCGATGCCCTTCTTCAGACCCATCGGGTTGACCCCGGCGGCGACGGCCCGCAGGCCCTCGTGCACCAGCGCCTGGGCCAGCACCGTCGCGGTGGTGGTGCCGTCACCGGCGACGTCGTTGGTCTTGGTGGCGACCTCCTTGGCCAGCTGCGCGCCAAGGTTCTCGAACGGGTCGTCCAGCTCGACCTCACGGGCGACGGTGACACCGTCGTTGGTGATGGTCGGGGCGCCCCACTTCTTGTCCAGCACGACGTAGCGGCCCTTCGGCCCCAGCGTCACCTTCACCGTGTTCGCGAGCTTGTCGACGCCACGCTCAAGGGCGCGCCGCGCGTTCTCGTCGAACTCGAGGATCTTCGGCATGGAAAACTCTGTCCCTCTCTGGGTTACTGGCGATCTTGGTGCCCGCGGTCAGAACCGACTCCGCCCCGGCGCCGGGAATCCGGTCACCGGAGCGGTGTCAGTCAGGACCTGCGGGCGATCGTCACTTGCTGACGATGGCGAGGATGTCGCGGGCGCCCAGGATCAGATAGTCCTGGCCGTCGTACTTGACCTCGGTGCCGCCGTACTTGGAGTAGATGACCTTGTCACCCACGTTGACGTCCAGCGGGACGCGGTTGCCGTTGTCGTCGATGCGGCCGGGGCCGGTCGCAATGACCTCGCCCTCCTGCGGCTTCTCCTTGGCGGTGTCCGGGATCACCAGGCCGGACTTCGTGGTCTGCTCGGCTTCGAGCGGCGCTACGAGGATACGGTCCTCGAGCGGCTTGATCGTGACCGACACTTGCTGACCTCCACGGTCGAGTTCTTCGTGTTTTCGGGGTGAAACAGACGGCCGTACGCCTCTGCCGTCGCGGGGATCAGAGGCCGGGCCGCTGGCACCCTCGAGTGGAGAGTGCCAACACCGAATCTAGGCCGCGTTTAGCACTCGGTCAACTCGAGTGCCAGAATCTCGCCCCCGGGAACAGTCCTACCCGATGTCGGGCAGCACGCGAGCCGCCGTGTAGACGATAGGGACCGCCCAGGCAGACTTGGGCGGGTGACTCTCACCCTGTTGCTCGACCCGATCGGCAGCACCGTGCTGGCCGAGGCTTGTTCGGCGTACGCGCCAGGCGGTGAGCTCAAGCTGGTCGAGAAGCTCAGACGCCGGTACGAAGCTGCTGTGGTGACCGCCGCGATTACCCAGGCGTCACTACGCCATCGGGCCGTCGCCAAGTTCGGCGCGGAGGACGCGGCACGGATGTACTTCACTCCGGATGGGTTCGAGCAGGCAACGCGTTCTACTGTCGGGAACCACCGGGCTGCACGGATCGCTGCGACGATGCCGGAGGCGTCGGTGGTCGACCTGGGCTGTGGGATCGGTGGCGACCTCATCAGCGCAGCGCGGGCCGGGCTGCGCGTCACGGGCGTCGAGCGCGACCCGGAGACGGCCGCAGCAGCACGCGCGAATCTTGCTGCGCTCGGCCTGCCGGGTGAGGTCGTCGTGGGAGACGCGGAGGCGCACGACGTCACGCAGTACGAGGTGGTCTTCGCTGACCCCGCCCGGCGGGCCGATGGGAAGCGGGTGTTCGACCACAACGCGTACTCGCCGCCGTGGTCCTTCATCAGTGCGCTCCTGGAGCGCACTGCCTGCGTCAAGGTCGCTCCGGGGATCCCGCACGACGCCGTACCGGCAGGGGTCGAAGCGGAGTGGGTGAGCGACGCCGGTGAGGTCAAGGAGGCCGCGCTCTGGTCGGGGAAGCTGTACGGCGGTACTGCGCGTCGCGCGACGCTGTTGCCGGGTGGAGCGACAGTGGCGTCTGCGCCGGAAGCCGTCGACGGTCCGGTCGGGCGGTACATCTACGAGCCGGATGGTGCGGTGGTTCGCGCTGGGCTGGTTACTGCGGTCGCCGACGCGGTCGGTGGTTGGCTGCTGGATCTACGGATCGCTTACGTCACTGCTGATGAGTTGGTGGCGACGCCGTTGGCCTCTGCCTATGAGGTTGTCGAGGAGTTGCCGTACCGCGAGAAGGCGCTGCGGGCCTGGGTGCGCGCGGAGGGCATCGGCACGCTCGAGATCAAGAAGCGTGGGGTCGATGTGGATCCCGCCGTACTGCGTCGGCGGCTGGCGCCGAAGGGGGCGGCGAGTGCCACACTCATCGTCACCCGGATCGGGCGTGACGCGGTCGCCTACTCGTGCCGGCGGGTCTCCGCCTGAGAGTCGGCAACTCGCTGCTCGGCGATTTGCATTCGGAGTGTATTCGAATGTATCTTCGAACACATGAGCGAGTGCCCGGTCGACCAGCCGACGGACGAGGTGCTGCGCCCGTTGCCGCTCCCGGCCGGGCACTCGCCGCTAATCCTGTTCCGCGCCGGCGCTTGACCTGGAGCGTGCTCTAGGTCGGAGGATGGAGGTCATGAGTTCGTACGCACCTGCCGAAGCCTCCGAGCGCACCGGCCTGAGCCTGGACACCTTGCGGTACTACGAACGCCTGGGCCTCTTCGGCCCGGTGCAGCGTACGTCGGGTGGTCAGCGGGTCTATACCGATCACGATGTGGCGTGGTTGGGGCTCTTGGTCTGCCTGCGCCGGGCCGGGCTGGGAATCACCGACCTGCAGAGGTTCATGGGCCGGCTGCGTGACCGCTCGAACGGCAGCGCGGACGTGGTCGAGTTGCTCGAAGGCAACCGGGACCGACTGCGAGACGAGGTCGCCAAGCTGAACCTCGCCCTCGAAGTCCTGGACGACAAGATCGCCTACTACCGCAACCACTGACCCACCCCCACCGTCTCGACACCGCGTCGATGCCGGGCGGCCGGTGACGGCGAGTGTCGCCGCCGGAGCCGTCGGCTTATCGTTGGTCCAGCCGGCGGGCCGAGCTCCGGACTGACCCGGTGCCACTTCAGGTACAGCTTGGTGAGCGCTGTCTGCACCAGGTCCTCGGCCCAGTGCGCGTCGCCGGTGGTGAGCAGCCGCGCGATCCGCACCATCCGGCCACGGTGCGCGGCGACGTACGTCGAGAATTCCTGGTCTCGGTCGATGGCCACGCTTCTCCTCGGATCCTTGCCGGACACTTCCTCACCGTTCGATACCGTCCAAGCCCGCTGCCAGGTTGCACGCACCGCAGGCATCAGCGCTTCACCACGTATCCACGCAGCACGGTCTGCTCCACCTTGTTGCCCTCAACGTCCTCCGCGACGGAACGCAGTGACACAGCCGCACCTCTGGGGTTGTCCACCTCCGCACGCCAGCCGTCCCCGACCTGATGCACCGTCGCAGCCCGCCAGGTCTTACCGTCGTCGGTGGAGACGTCGACGGTCAGGTTCTTCACGCGGACCGCCGGGGCGCCCGGCTGACGCTGGACGGAGACCGGGACGACGAACCTGGATCCTGCTTGTGCCTGGTTGTGATCGTCCAGCGGCGGCGTGAAGTTCACCGCCATGAAGGGCAGCGCCGCGGAGCCGTCGACGTGGGCGGACCGGAAAGTCCAGGCCGTCTCGACAGTGGTCGACCGCTGGCTCCACGGCGTCTCCACTCGCGTCTCGAGCCGGTACGACGCGCCGGCAGGCGGCACGTCGGCCGCTACGTAGGCTGCCCGGGGCCAGTCCACGACCAGCTCGCCGTCGCGGTACAGCTTGGCCGATCCGGACGGGAGCTTCGGTTCG
It encodes:
- a CDS encoding alpha/beta hydrolase family protein, producing MSTGILLLHGSSGIPDLDRARILQAEGYDVLAPKWFDERVSEIPLESFPLDELAARNDRLVVMGSSFGAEAALLLGTVDDRIEVVVGFAPAAHVWAWSENGVQTSHWSWQGEPLPFVPFDTGWRPTDDPPSYVDGYRHHLKMFPAEAAAARIPAERFKGDLLLMAGGDDKVWPSVEFAEQIALRRGSLETRAMIGAQAGHRFVFPGEEPKTGGQAMARGGSDQADRAFGARAWPVLLEVLAG
- a CDS encoding GuaB3 family IMP dehydrogenase-related protein; translated protein: MTEIEIGRAKRGRQAYAFDDIAIVPSRRTRDPEEVSVAWQIDAYRFELPILAAPMDSVMSPATAIAIGKAGGLGVLNLEGLWTRFDDPTSLLAEITSLSREQAVHRLQEIYSAPIKPELISQRVQEIRDSGVTVAGALSPQRTKQFAKHVVDAGVDLFVIRGTTVSAEHVSGQAEPLNLKQFIYDLDVPVIVGGCATHQAALHLMRTGAAGVLVGFGGGAAHTTRKVLGVAVPMASAVADVAAARRDYMDESGGRYVHVIADGSVGRSGDVAKAIACGADAVMVGSPLARASDAPGGGFHWGAEAWHADLPRGERVEVGVTGTMEEILFGPSWVPDGTMNLVGALKRAMATTGYTELKEFQRVEVVVG
- a CDS encoding DUF4276 family protein, with the protein product MSARSWLRICSNSISTSRYLQQFDIYVKPVIVKTSRLADGTAFRGGGSWRHYESDLRKLLGAKQFSWVSILVDFYAYPWDAPGADCCARPHQPRGCAEQRVQAMAATIDHRRFVPNVVLHEFETWVIAAAMGSTAVLGERAVATKLNAEVDIVGGDVELLNDSPLTAPSKRVLRCWPDYDKVTDGIEVIREAGLEAVIERCPGLKSWIDQLQAH
- the guaB gene encoding IMP dehydrogenase codes for the protein MDITPSGVPDKFAVLGLTFDDVLLQPNESDVIPSEAVTRSRVSRNIEVNIPLLSSAMDTVTEARMAIAMARQGGLGVLHRNLSIEDQAQQVDLVKRSESGMIAQPITIGPDATIGEADALCGQYRISGVPVVDDAGVLVGIVTNRDMRFETSQDRPVHEVMTKQPLILGKQGISADDAMALLSKHKVEKLPLVDEAGKLTGLITLKDFVKRDQFPLSTKDGAGRLRVGAAIGFFGEAYKRAMTLVEAGVDLLVVDTAHGHSQAQLEIIRKLKADPATRGVDVVGGNVGTRAGAQALVDAGADGVKVGVGPGSICTTRVVSGVGVPQVTAIYEASLACKPAGIPVIGDGGLQYSGDIAKALVAGADTVMLGSLLAGCEESPGDLVFINGKQFKAYRGMGSLGAMQSAGGLRKSYSKDRYFQSDVGSDEKLIAEGVEGQVPYRGPLAAVAHQLIGGLRQSMWYCGSRTVPELQEKGQFVRITSAGLQESHPHDIQMTVEAPNYSGR
- the shbA gene encoding RNA polymerase sigma factor ShbA yields the protein MQAGSAAVLSCRLTGPIRGGEVTEVQVPHTPDRVDLRDLAALASSGDRTALNDLLTRVRAVAHRYVRSRLWTYPGGADMVDDVAQEVCVAVFGALGRYRDEGRPFEAFVYGIAARKVADAQRAFAVADVSTPDLPDGADESPTPEEHAVRYAELRHVMSLMDRLPEKLREILRLRVVAGMSAEETGRALGMTPGAVRVAQHRALNTLRGFVGHEAKVERRAGEERHG